The Medicago truncatula cultivar Jemalong A17 chromosome 4, MtrunA17r5.0-ANR, whole genome shotgun sequence genome includes a region encoding these proteins:
- the LOC11414460 gene encoding serine/threonine-protein kinase SMG1 — MQGLQQQQQQLASLLSAALPNLNKDSSDDPSSRLAALNSLHRAILHPHNSLLISHSASFLSQNLSQLLSDKSFEVRQAAVTAHGALCGVICSIPVNSNGRQNHVILNTLVDRFIGWALPLLSNVTSTDATKELALQGLREFLNVGGNERYALPILKACQALLEDDRTSLALLHAILGVITLISLKFIRCFQPHFHDIVDLLLGWALMPDLAKSDRRVIMDSFLQFQKHWVGGLTMSLRLLTKFLGDMEALLHEGISGTPQQFRRLLALLSCFSTILQSTASGLLEMNMLEQIIEPLNGLLPRLLRCLPLIGQKFGWSEWIEDSWKCLTLLAEILQERFSSFYSLALDILFQSLEYQTGFGKISSVQVHGVLKTNLQLLSLQKHGLLPSSVRKLLKFDAPVSQLRLHPNHLVTGSSAATYVFLLQHGNAEVVDEAVALLIEELELLKSVIGKDTDDSDQFNFDIDSKTFSKLELFAVIKFDLKVLLACVSMSGDSSLIGQTERATLYLTRLEKLLSFITEKMDPFELPIQAFMELQFAAVKTLERLNSVEFLIKCSLREHNRDEDSVEFQAKKEDDDDKFCDGFSAVITENLEKYSKFLVKALHVSSPLAIKIAALDWGQKLCENVIAVNKIASTKGFSYESCGNAGVIMNLVFSLLGGTFEREPEVRSNVAITLEMFIQARLLHPVCLYPLAEVILEKLGDPSTEIQDAYVRLLSHILPTTIYTCGLYDYGRFRPVDLGFGNTTKMHWTQLFALKQLPLQLQSQHLVSILSYISQRWKAPLSSWIQRLVHSCQSSKDAISNQPEETGNFGANCPWLDIQVDEGMLERACSVNNIAGAWWAVQEAARYCISTRLRTNLGGPTQTFAALERMLLDIAHLLQLDNEQIDGNLSMIGSSGAHLLPMRLLLDFVEALKKNVYNAYEGSVILPSATRQSSVFFRANKKVCEDWFSRICEPMMNAGLALHCNDAVIQYCTLRLQDLKNLSVSALKEKPRAQVTDNLHNIRGRNKGDVLKVLRHISLALCKSAEPDSLIGLQKWVSATFSSLLGDENQSFNEFGTVGPLSWISGLVYQARGEYENAAAHFTHLLQTEESLSSLGSDGIQFVIARVIESYAAVSDWESLESWLLELQLLRAKYTGRNYTGALTMAGNEVNAIHALARFDEGDYQAAWSSLDLTPKSNSELTLDPKLALQRSEQMLLQSLLFQKEGKSDKVLHDLQKARSMLEEPLSVLPLDGLAEATPLAIQLHCIFLVEEDLKLKSTDEKAKQLQSSINSLQPFPFSISKIRQDCNPWLKVLRVYQTISPTSPVTLKFCMNLHSLARKQRNLLLANRLNNYIKDNISACPEEKHRNLLVLNLQYESILLQYAENKFEDAFTSLWSFLRPFMSSSTSRIFDVEERILKARACLKLAGWLRRDFSDWNPESTVRKMLADFDVTESTSIGKDVNNENINCKQNLGSIIEEIVGTTTKLSSRICPTMGKSWISYASWCFKQAGGSLPVQSETTLDSCLFSPILVPEILPERFRLTKDEVKRIKSLLLCLLQDNIDMEGFIDEQEEESSGYDSAEHSSTENPLQKLVTHVVNIIETAAGAPGAENSGGERLSAIISSQLRICLLNANLGPEESDIVSILDDFVDIWWSLRRRRVSLFGHAAHGYIQYLSYSSSHLGHSQMLGSENDTFKQKTGSYTLRATLYILHILLNYGVELKDNLESSLLVVPLLPWQEVTPQLFARLSSHPEKVVRKQLEGLLIMLAKNSPCSIVYPTLVDVHAYEEKPSEELHHVLGCLRELYPRLVQDVELMINELGNVTVLWEELWLSTLQDLHTDVMRRINVLKEEAARIAENATLSHNEKRKINSARYSAMMAPIVVALERRLASTSRKPETPHEAWFQEEYKNPLKSAIISFKTPPSSSSALGDVWRPFDSIAASLASYQRKSSISLQEVAPRLALLSTSDVPMPGLEKQMKVPDSGKATDLQGVVTIASFLQQVTILSTKTKPKKLGILGSDGQKYTYLLKGREDLRLDARIMQLLQAINGLLISSSSTRSKSLGIRYYSVTPISGRAGLIQWVDNVVSIYSVFKSWQTRAQHAQCVALGTANTKSSAPPPVPRPSDMFYGKIIPALKEKGIKRVISRRDWPHEVKYKVLLDLMKEVPRHLLHQELWCASEGYKAFNSKMKRYSGSLAAMSMVGHVLGLGDRHLDNILIDFCGGDIVHIDYNVCFDKGQRLKIPEIVPFRLTHMIEAALGLTGIEGTFRANCEAVIGILKKNKDTLLMLLEVFVWDPLVEWTRGDFHDEAAIGGEERKGMELAVSLSLFASRVQEIRVSLQEHHDQLLTSLPAVESVLERFADALNQYEIASSIYHQADQERSSLTLHETSAKSIVGEATRNSEKIRVSFEIQAREFAQAKAMVAEKAQEAMTWAEQHGRILDALRCSLIPEISSYFKLSDIEVALSLTSAVTLAGVPLTVVPEPTQVQCHDIDREVSQFIAELDDGLTSAITCLQAYSLALQRILPLNYLSTSAVHCWAQVLELSVNALSSDILSLARRQASELFAKFHVDSTDSIKRSYDDLCLRVDKYALEIEKLENECTEIESSIGLESESITKDHLLSAFMKFMQSMDLLRREGGMSSVQSRYDGTNSTRLLGELEEEREKVLTILNIAVSSFYNEIKHRVLNIYSDLSGGRNQYNMLRNDYGTIFAWFEEQVEKCNLLTEFVNDLRQFIGKDISSIDQNKDNSKFSSESNWVSIFKTILTSCKGLISQMTEVVLPDVIRSAVSLKSEVMDAFGLISQVRGSIETALEQVVEVEMERASLFELEQNYFVKVGLITEQQLALEQAAVKGRDHLSWEEAEELASQEEACRAQLDELHQTWSQRDVRTSSLLKREADIKNSLVSVKCQFQSLVGVEEKSELHILRSKALLAALVKPFLELESSDIMLSPADGSVATPSSKFHTLADFINSGNSISEYVWKVGGLLDDHSFFIWKVGVIDSFVDACIHDVASSVEQNLGFDQSLNFMKKKLEIQLQKHISQYLKERVAPSLLACLDREMEHLKQLTDSSKELALDQVKKDGAAKKVLHMLEEYCNAHETARAAKSAASLMKRQVSELKEALRKTTLEVVQMEWMHDDILNPSYNRRITYEKYLDTGDSLYPIILNLSRSKLLENIQSAISKITSSTDSLQSCEQPSLIAEGQLERAMGWACGGPNSSSSGNSSTKNSGIPPEFHEHIKKRREILWESREKASDIVKLCMSVLEFEASRDGYFLIPGQSYPFRSGVDRNTWQQLYLNSLTRLDVTFHSYTRTEQEWKLAQCTVEAASNGLYTATNELCIASLKAKSASGELQSTVLSMRDCAYEASVALSAFAQVSRMHTALTSECGSMLEEVLAITEDVHDVYNLGKEAASIHLSLMENLSEVNAILLPLESVLSKDAAAMADAIARESETKKEISHIHGQAIYQSYSLRIRESCQTFKPFVPSLTSAVKGLYSLLTRLARTANLHAGNLHKALEGIGESQEVKSQDIVLSTSDAGGGDAVEFDSKEGESLSRSDDDKTDDIIGFSRLSLEEKGWISPPDSSFCSSSESDSTSAEVSLPDSLNDSAENTDMLSQVSSSRNPISHLHTSSLSQTDVEEISPFEVSESFPLEADLNSAESLKLTNEATEHPSAMPFPSEKSVASSAVSQNPSNENLDKFDGEDDFLSTNKAKNGTDHRETPDVDFYTSTRVGRGKNAYALSVLRRVEMKIDGRDISERREISIAEQVDYLLKQATSADNLCNMYEGWTPWI; from the exons ATGCAAGgccttcaacaacaacaacagcaactaGCTTCACTTCTCTCCGCCGCTCTCCCCAACCTCAACAAAGACTCCTCCGATGACCCCTCCTCTCGCCTCGCCGCTCTCAACTCCCTCCATCGCGCCATCCTCCACCCTCACAACTCCCTACTCATCTCTCACTCCGCCTCTTTCCTCTCCCAAAATCTCTCTCAACTCCTCTCCGACAA ATCGTTTGAGGTGCGTCAAGCGGCGGTTACAGCACACGGAGCACTGTGCGGTGTAATCTGTTCAATTCCTGTCAACTCTAACGGCCGTCAGAATCATGTCATACTCAACACTTTGGTTGACCGTTTCATCGGTTGGGCATTACCGTTACTCAGCAATGTTACTTCCACTGATGCTACAAAGGAACTCGCGCTACAAGGTTTGCGCGAGTTTCTTAACGTCGGTGGTAATGAACGGTATGCTTTACCTATTCTCAAAGCGTGCCAGGCGCTTTTAGAAGATGACAGAACTTCGTTAGCGTTACTTCATGCGATTTTGGGGGTGATAACATTGATTTCGTTGAAGTTTATTAGGTGTTTTCAGCCACATTTTCATGATATTGTTGATCTTTTACTTGGTTGGGCTTTGATGCCGGATCTTGCGAAATCGGATAGGAGGGTTATTATGGATAGTTTTTTGCAGTTTCAGAAGCATTGGGTTGGTGGGTTGACAATGTCTTTGAGGTTGCTTACTAAGTTTTTGGGGGATATGGAGGCTTTACTTCATGAAGGAATTTCAGGGACACCGCAGCAGTTTCGGAGGCTTTTAGCTTTGCTTTCATGTTTTTCAACGATTTTGCAGTCTACTGCTTCGGGTTTGCTGGAAATGAATATGCTTGAGCAGATAATTGAACCTCTTAACGGGTTGCTTCCGAGATTGCTTAGGTGTTTGCCTTTGATTGGGCAGAAATTCGGATGGTCTGAATGGATTGAAGATTCTTGGAAATGTTTGACTTTATTAGCTGAAATATTGCAGGAACGGTTTTCGAGTTTTTATTCTCTTGCACTTGATATATTGTTTCAGAGCTTGGAATATCAGACTGGGTTTGGGAAGATTAGCTCTGTTCAAGTTCATGGTGTTCTGAAAACTAATCTCCAGTTATTGTCCTTGCAAAAACATGGCCTTCTCCCGTCGTCTGTGCGGAAGTTATTGAAGTTTGATGCACCGGTTTCTCAGCTGCGATTGCATCCAAATCATTTGGTGACAGGAAGTTCTGCAGCTACCTATGTTTTCTTGCTTCAGCATGGGAATGCAGAAGTTGTTGATGAAGCGGTCGCCTTATTGATTGAAGAACTTGAGCTGTTGAAGAGCGTGATAGGAAAGGATACCGATGATTCCGATCAGTTCAATTTCGATATAGATTCTAAAACATTTTCGAAACTTGAACTGTTTGCGGTGAtcaaatttgatttgaaagttCTATTAGCATGTGTTTCCATGTCAGGGGATAGCAGTTTGATTGGCCAAACAGAAAGAGCTACATTGTATCTTACGAGGTTGGAAAAGTTGCTGTCCTTTATCACGGAAAAGATGGACCCTTTTGAGTTGCCCATTCAGGCGTTCATGGAGTTGCAGTTCGCTGCAGTCAAGACATTGGAGAGGCTAAATTCAGTTGAGTTCTTAATTAAGTGTTCCCTAAGAGAACATAACCGTGATGAAGATTCTGTTGAGTTTCAAGCTAAAAAGGAGGATGATGACGATAAATTCTGTGATGGGTTTTCTGCCGTGATTACTGAGAATTTGGAAAAATACAGCAAATTCCTTGTAAAAGCCCTTCATGTTTCTTCTCCTCTGGCTATCAAAATAGCAGCTCTAGATTGGGGACAAAAGTTGTGCGAGAATGTTATAGCTGTTAATAAGATCGCAAGCACAAAAGGCTTCTCTTATGAATCATGTGGAAATGCTGGTGTAATCATGAACTTGGTTTTCTCACTTTTAGGTGGTACATTTGAGAGGGAACCGGAAGTAAGATCAAATGTTGCAATAACCTTGGAGATGTTTATACAAGCAAGGCTTTTGCATCCTGTATGCTTATATCCCTTAGCTGAAGTGATACTGGAGAAACTTGGGGATCCATCAACAGAGATACAGGATGCATATGTGAGACTACTTTCCCATATTTTGCCAACGACCATATATACATGTGGTCTCTATGATTACGGGAGATTTAGACCTGTTGATCTCGGGTTTGGCAACACTACAAAGATGCACTGGACACAATTATTCGCCCTGAAGCAGCTGCCACTCCAACTTCAATCACAACACCTGGTGTCAATCTTAAGTTACATTTCACAAAGATGGAAGGCACCTCTTTCTTCTTGGATCCAGCGCCTCGTTCATAGTTGCCAGAGTTCAAAGGATGCTATTTCAAATCAGCCTGAAGAAACAGGAAATTTTGGTGCTAATTGTCCGTGGTTGGATATACAAGTGGATGAAGGCATGCTTGAAAGAGCATGTTCGGTCAATAATATAGCTGGTGCCTGGTGGGCTGTACAGGAAGCAGCTCGGTACTGTATTTCTACACGTCTTAGGACAAATCTTGGTGGGCCTACCCAAACATTTGCTGCTCTAGAGCGCATGCTGTTGGACATTGCACACCTTTTGCAACTTGATAATGAGCAAATTGATGGGAACTTAAGCATGATAGGGTCTTCTGGTGCTCATTTGTTACCAATGAGGTTACTGCTTGATTTTGTTGAGGCTCTGAAGAAAAATGTATACAATGCATATGAGGGTTCTGTCATTTTACCATCTGCTACCCGTCAGAGTTCTGTATTCTTTCGGGCCAACAAAAAAGTTTGCGAGGATTGGTTTTCTCGTATATGTGAACCAATGATGAATGCTGGATTGGCTCTACATTGCAACGATGCTGTTATTCAATACTGCACACTTCGTTTGCAAGACCTCAAGAATCTTTCTGTATCAGCTTTGAAAGAAAAGCCAAGGGCTCAGGTAACTGATAACCTCCACAATATCAGAGGAAGAAATAAAGGAGACGTCTTAAAAGTTTTAAGACACATTTCACTAGCTCTTTGCAAGAGTGCTGAACCAGATTCTTTGATTGGCCTACAAAAATGGGTTTCAGCTACATTTTCCTCCTTACTCGGGGACGAAAACCAGTCCTTCAATGAGTTTGGAACTGTTGGACCCCTTTCATGGATAAGTGGGCTTGTATATCAGGCAAGAGGCGAGTATGAAAATGCTGCAGCTCACTTTACTCACTTACTGCAGACGGAAGAGTCACTCAGTTCTCTGGGCTCTGATGGTATACAGTTTGTTATAGCACGTGTAATTGAGAGTTATGCTGCTGTATCTGATTGGGAATCTCTTGAATCCTGGCTGCTAGAATTGCAATTGCTTCGTGCCAAGTACACTGGTAGAAATTATACTGGTGCCCTGACAATGGCAGGCAATGAAGTTAATGCAATCCATGCATTGGCACGTTTTGATGAGGGTGATTATCAGGCTGCATGGTCATCCCTTGATTTGACACCTAAAAGTAATAGTGAGCTTACCCTTGATCCAAAATTAGCCTTGCAGAGGAGCGAGCAGATGCTTCTCCAATCGTTGCTCTTCCAGAAGGAGGGAAAGAGTGATAAGGTGCTTCATGACTTGCAGAAAGCAAGGTCAATGTTGGAGGAACCACTTTCTGTTTTGCCCCTTGATGGGTTAGCCGAAGCAACACCTCTTGCTATACAGTTGCACTGCATTTTCCTTGTAGAAGAGGATCTCAAGCTTAAATCAACTGATGAGAAGGCCAAACAACTTCAGTCATCAATAAATTCTCTTCAGCCATTTCCATTCTCTATAAGTAAAATCCGCCAAGATTGTAATCCATGGCTGAAAGTTCTTCGGGTTTATCAAACCATTTCCCCAACTTCTCCGGTTACTCTAAAATTCTGCATGAATTTGCACAGTTTAGCTCGTAAACAAAGAAATCTATTGCTGGCAAATCGTTTGAACAACTATATCAAAGATAACATATCTGCTTGCCCAGAGGAGAAACATCGCAATCTTCTTGTCTTAAATTTGCAGTACGAGAGCATTTTACTGCAGTATGCTGAAAACAAATTTGAAGATGCTTTCACAAGCCTTTGGTCGTTTTTACGCCCTTTTATGAGTTCTTCAACATCTAGAATATTTGACGTGGAAGAGAGAATTCTGAAGGCCAGAGCTTGCTTGAAACTCGCTGGTTGGCTACGGCGTGATTTTTCAGATTGGAATCCAGAGAGTACTGTTCGGAAGATGTTAGCAGATTTTGATGTGACTGAATCAACTTCAATTGGCAAAGACGTcaataatgaaaatataaactGTAAACAGAATTTAGGTTCTATTATCGAGGAAATTGTTGGTACAACAACAAAATTGTCTTCTCGTATTTGCCCCACCATGGGCAAGTCATGGATTTCTTATGCTTCTTGGTGCTTTAAGCAAGCCGGAGGCTCACTCCCTGTTCAGAGTGAAACTACCCTGGATTCTTGCTTATTTTCTCCCATACTTGTTCCAGAAATTTTGCCTGAGAGATTCAGACTGACCAAGGATGAAGTTAAACGAATCAAGTCATTGCTTTTGTGTCTTCTTCAGGACAATATTGATATGGAAGGTTTCATAGATGAacaggaagaggaaagctctgGGTATGATTCTGCAGAGCACTCAAGTACTGAAAATCCTCTGCAGAAATTGGTAACGCATGTAGTGAATATTATTGAAACCGCTGCAGGGGCACCGGGTGCAGAAAACTCCGGTGGAGAACGCCTTTCAGCCATCATATCTTCTCAATTAAGGATCTGTTTGTTAAATGCAAACCTTGGGCCGGAAGAATCTGACATAGTATCTATATTGGatgattttgttgatatttgGTGGTCTTTGAGGAGGAGAAGAGTGTCCCTGTTTGGACATGCTGCTCATGGTTACATACAATAtctttcttattcttcttcccATCTTGGCCATAGTCAAATGCTTGGGTCTGAAAATGATACTTTCAAGCAAAAAACTGGCAGCTACACTCTGAGGGCTACTTTGTATATATTGCATATACTTCTCAATTATGGTGTGGAATTGAAAGATAATCTTGAATCTTCCCTTTTGGTTGTTCCTTTGTTGCCATGGCAG gaAGTTACACCTCAACTGTTTGCACGTTTGAGTTCTCATCCCGAAAAAGTGGTTCGGAAGCAGTTGGAGGGTTTGCTGATCATGCTGGCCAAGAACTCTCCTTGTTCTATAGTTTACCCAACTCTAGTTGATGTCCATGCTTATGAAGAGAAGCCTTCAGAGGAGCTTCATCATGTGCTGGGTTGTCTG AGGGAGCTTTACCCTAGATTGGTTCAGGATGTTGAACTGATGATAAATGAGCTAGGAAATGTTACTGTTCTCTGGGAGGAATTATGGCTCAGTACTCTTCAGGATCTTCACACAg ATGTGATGAGGAGAATAAATGTACTTAAAGAGGAGGCTGCAAGAATTGCAGAAAATGCCACACTTAGTCACAATGAAAAGAGAAAGATTAATTCTGCTCGTTATTCTGCAATGATGGCTCCAATAGTTGTGGCTTTGGAACGTCGTTTGGCTTCAACTTCTCGAAAACCTGAGACTCCTCATGAAGCTTGGTTCCAAGAAGAGTATAAAAACCCACTGAAATCAGCTATTATATCCTTCAAGACTCCTCCATCATCTTCTTCAGCTCTCGGGGATGTATGGCGACCTTTTGATAGTATTGCTGCATCCTTGGCTTCTTACCAGAGGAAATCTTCAATTTCCTTACAAGAAGTTGCACCACGCTTGGCTCTGTTATCAACTTCAGATGTTCCGATGCCAGGTCTTGAGAAACAAATGAAAGTACCTGATTCCGGCAAAGCAACTGATCTTCAAGGGGTTGTTACCATTGCTTCTTTCCTCCAACAAGTCACTATCTTATCAACAAAGACTAAGCCTAAGAAACTTGGTATTCTTGGTTCGGATGGTCAAAAGTATACATATCTCCTTAAAGGACGAGAAGATTTGCGCCTTGATGCCAGAATTATGCAACTCCTTCAGGCTATAAATGGTCTgttgatttcttcttcttccacacGCAGCAAATCTCTTGGCATTCGATATTACTCTGTGACTCCAATCAGTGGCCGGGCTGGGCTAATCCAATGGGTGGATAATGTAGTCAGTATTTACAGTGTATTTAAATCTTGGCAAACCCGTGCCCAGCATGCACAGTGCGTGGCATTGGGCACTGCAAATACAAAATCCTCAGCTCCTCCACCTGTTCCTCGTCCCAGTGATATGTTTTATGGGAAGATCATACCTGCACTTAAAGAGAAAGGCATTAAGAGAGTGATTTCACGAAGGGATTGGCCGCATGAAGTCAAATATAAAGTTCTTCTGGACCTCATGAAGGAGGTGCCTAGACATCTTCTTCACCAAGAGCTATGGTGTGCTAGCGAAGGATATAAAGCCTTCAACTCAAAAATGAAAAG GTATTCTGGAAGCCTTGCTGCAATGAGTATGGTTGGTCATGTTCTGGGACTGGGTGACCGACATTTAGACAACATTCTTATAGATTTTTGTGGTGGGGATATTGTACATATTGATTACAATGTGTGTTTTGATAAGGGACAAAGACTAAAAATTCCAGAAATCGTTCCTTTCCGTCTTACACATATGATTGAAGCAGCTTTAGGACTTACTGGAATAGAGGGTACCTTCAGAGCAAACTGTGAGGCAGTTATTGGCATTCTAAAAAAGAACAAAGACACACTTTTGATGTTACTAGAAGTGTTTGTTTGGGATCCACTTGTGGAGTGGACACGGGGTGATTTTCACGACGAAGCTGCAATTGGTGGTGAAGAAAGGAAGGGCATGGAGTTGGCTGTTAGCTTAAGTCTATTTGCATCTCGAGTGCAGGAAATTCGCGTTTCCCTACAG GAGCACCATGATCAATTACTGACTAGCCTGCCGGCTGTCGAATCTGTACTTGAG AGGTTTGCCGATGCTCTAAATCAATACGAGATTGCCTCTTCTATATACCATCAAGCTGACCAAGAGAGGTCTAGTCTTACATTACATGAGACATCTGCTAAGTCGATTGTTGGTGAAGCAACCCGGAATTCAGAGAAAATTCGGGTTTCGTTTGAAATTCAGGCTCGGGAATTTGCACAAGCAAAGGCTATGGTTGCTGAGAAAGCTCAGGAGGCAATGACTTGGGCTGAGCAACATGGAAGGATTCTTGATGCTTTACGATGCAGCTTAATACCAGAAATAAGTTCTTATTTTAAGCTGAGTGACATAGAAGTTGCCTTATCTCTTACATCTGCAGTTACTTTAGCAGGTGTTCCACTAACTGTTGTTCCTGAGCCAACACAGGTACAATGCCATGATATAGATAGGGAAGTTTCTCAATTCATAGCTGAGTTGGATGATGGACTAACTTCTGCCATAACTTGTCTGCAAGCGTACTCCTTGGCTCTGCAAAGAATTCTACCATTAAATTACCTTTCAACTAGTGCGGTACATTGCTGGGCTCAAGTTCTTGAATTATCTGTCAATGCCCTGTCATCTGATATTCTCTCTCTTGCCAGAAGGCAGGCTTCTGAACTTTTTGCAAAATTTCATGTAGATAGCACTGATTCCATCAAACGCAGTTATGATGATCTTTGTCTTAGAGTGGACAAGTATGCTCTAGAAATAGAAAAGTTGGAAAATGAGTGTACTGAAATAGAAAGTTCTATAGGCTTAGAGTCAGAATCGATAACTAAGGATCATCTTTTGTCAGCTTTCATGAAATTCATGCAATCCATGGATCTTTTGAGAAGGGAAGGTGGAATGTCTTCCGTTCAATCTAGATATGATGGGACAAACAGTACTAGACTTTTAGGTGAGCTAGAAGAGGAGAGGGAGAAAGTACTAACAATTCTAAATATTGCTGTAAGTTCATTTTATAATGAGATTAAGCATAGAGTACTCAATATATATAGTGATTTGTCAGGAGGAAGAAATCAATACAATATGTTGCGGAATGATTATGGAACTATTTTTGCTTGGTTTGAAGAACAAGTAGAAAAATGTAATCTCCTGACAGAATTTGTCAATGATCTAAGGCAATTCATTGGAAAGGATATCTCTTCTATTGATCAAAACAAAGATAATTCAAAGTTTTCATCTGAAAGTAATTGGGtttccattttcaaaaccattcTGACTTCCTGTAAGGGATTGATTAGTCAAATGACTGAAGTTGTTCTGCCAGATGTGATACGATCCGCAGTTTCATTAAAATCTGAAGTTATGGATGCATTTGGGTTGATCTCACAAGTTCGAGGATCTATAGAAACTGCATTGGAACAGGTTGTGGAGGTTGAAATGGAGAGAGCATCACTGTTTGAACTTGAGCAGAATTATTTTGTTAAGGTTGGTCTTATTACTGAGCAGCAGTTGGCTCTTGAACAAGCTGCAGTTAAGGGCAGGGATCATCTTTCATGGGAAGAGGCAGAGGAACTTGCATCCCAAGAGGAAGCTTGTAGAGCACAACTAGATGAACTTCATCAAACTTGGAGTCAGAGGGATGTAAGGACCTCTTCACTTCTTAAGAGAGAAGCTGATATTAAAAATTCACTAGTTTCGGTGaaatgtcaatttcaatctcTAGTTGGCGTGGAAGAAAAAAGCGAGCTACATATTTTGAGAAGTAAAGCACTATTGGCTGCACTTGTTAAACCTTTCTTAGAACTAGAATCCAGTGATATTATGTTGTCTCCGGCTGATGGTTCTGTTGCGACTCCCTCAAGTAAATTTCACACGCTTGCAGATTTTATAAATTCTGGGAATTCCATTTCTGAGTATGTCTGGAAAGTTGGAGGTTTATTAGATGACCATTCATTCTTTATTTGGAAAGTAGGTGTTATAGATTCTTTTGTTGATGCATGCATACATGATGTAGCTTCGTCGGTTGAGCAAAATTTAGGCTTTGACCAGTCCCTcaattttatgaagaaaaagcTTGAAATTCAACTTCAGAAACACATTAGTCAGTATTTGAAAGAAAGAGTTGCCCCTAGTTTGTTGGCCTGTTTGGATAGAGAAATGGAGCACTTGAAACAATTAACAGATTCATCAAAAGAACTCGCTTTAGATCAGGTGAAAAAGGATGGGGCTGCAAAGAAGGTTTTACATATGCTTGAGGAGTATTGTAATGCACATGAAACAGCTAGAGCAGCAAAGTCAGCAGCTTCTCTAATGAAAAGACAAGTGAGTGAGTTGAAAGAAGCTCTTCGGAAAACTACCCTTGAGGTAGTTCAGATGGaatggatgcatgatgatatttTGAACCCATCATATAACAGAAGAATCACATATGAGAAGTATCTTGATACTGGTGACAGCTTGTATCCAATCATTTTAAATCTCAGCAGATCTAAGTTATTGGAAAATATACAATCTGCCATTTCAAAAATCACGTCGTCAACAGATAGCCTTCAGTCTTGCGAACAACCTTCTCTTATAGCCGAAGGACAGCTTGAGAGAGCAATGGGTTGGGCTTGTGGGGGTCCAAATTCAAGTAGTTCTGGGAATTCCTCAACTAAAAATTCAGGAATTCCTCCCGAGTTCCATGAACATATTAAGAAACGGAGGGAGATTTTATGGGAATCTAGAGAAAAAGCATCAGACATTGTGAAGTTATGCATGTCAGTATTAGAGTTTGAAGCATCAAGAGATGGGTATTTTCTTATACCAGGGCAATCATATCCCTTTAGGAGTGGTGTTGATAGAAATACATGGCAGCAATTGTACTTGAACTCACTAACAAGATTGGATGTTACTTTCCATTCTTATACAC GTACTGAACAAGAGTGGAAGCTTGCACAATGCACTGTTGAAGCTGCCTCCAATGGATTATATACTGCTACCAATGAACTCTGCATTGCCTCTCTGAAAGCGAAGTCAGCTTCCG GTGAGTTACAAAGCACAGTTCTTTCAATGAGGGATTGTGCGTATGAGGCTAGTGTTGCACTGTCTGCTTTTGCTCAGGTTTCAAGGATGCATACTGCTTTAACTTCTGAATGTGGTTCTATGCTTGAAGAG GTTCTAGCAATAACTGAAGATGTACACGACGTTTACAATCTGGGGAAGGAGGCAGCTTCAATCCACCTTTCTCTCATGGAAAATCTTTCAGAG GTGAATGCCATCCTTCTTCCACTTGAATCGGTGTTGTCTAAGGATGCAGCTGCTATGGCTGATGCTATAGCTAGGGAAAGTGAGACCAAGAAGGAAATATCACACATCCATGGACAAGCTATATATCAATCATACAGTTTAAGGATCAGGGAATCTTGTCAGACCTTTAAGCCATTCGTGCCATCTCTGACATCAGCTGTGAAGGGGCTTTATTCACTATTAACTAGGCTGGCAAGAACAGCTAATCTCCATGCTGGGAATCTGCACAAA GCTCTTGAAGGAATAGGAGAAAGTCAGGAAGTAAAATCACAGGATATTGTTTTGTCTACATCAGATGCTGGTGGTGGTGATGCTGTTGAGTTTGATAGTAAAGAAGGGGAGAGTCTCTCTAGGTCTGATGATGACAAGACAGACGATATTATTGGCTTTTCTCGACTTTCTTTGGAAGAAAAAGGATGGATATCACCACCAGATAGCAGCTTCTGTAGCAGCTCAGAATCTGACAGTACATCTGCTGAAGTTAGTCTTCCTGATAGCTTGAATGATTCGGCAGAAAATACAGATATGCTTTCACAGGTGTCTAGTAGCAGAAACCCTATCAGTCATTTACATACCTCTTCTTTGTCTCAAACTGATGTAGAAGAAATCTCACCTTTTGAGGTGTCAGAATCGTTTCCTCTGGAAGCTGATCTCAACAGTGCTGAATCTCTAAAGTTAACTAATGAGGCCACCGAACATCCCAGTGCTATGCCTTTTCCCAGTGAGAAATCTGTTGCCAGCTCTGCTGTCTCCCAGAACCCATCAAATGAGAACTTAGACAAGTTTGATGGTGAAGATGATTTTCTTTCTACAAATAAAGCTAAGAATGGCACAGATCACCGAGAAACTCCCGATGTTGACTTCTATACCAGTACTCGAGTAGGAAGGG GCAAAAATGCTTATGCCTTGTCAGTATTGAGGCGGGTTGAGATGAAAATTGATGGTCGGGATATTTCTGAACGCAG AGAAATTAGTATTGCAGAGCAAGTAGATTATCTACTAAAGCAAGCTACTAGTGCAGATAATCTTTGTAACATGTACGAAGGTTGGACACCATGGATTTGA